A genomic segment from Pangasianodon hypophthalmus isolate fPanHyp1 chromosome 25, fPanHyp1.pri, whole genome shotgun sequence encodes:
- the kcna4 gene encoding potassium voltage-gated channel subfamily A member 1 encodes MEFAMVGADSSGCNPHLPYGYAQARARERERERERQSRAAAAAAAAAAAASEAGATGDGGGGGGGGGGGGSCTHPYGQPYQTRTASSNNANHGSGGTASRPSSSSTQQAQQQYEPQQQLLRERKKQRGVARWRRHRAALGGDLRHSELALLGSEEDVMIEEDEEAEGDEEDDDGGSKRSSFIYNMDDEETASLTDRRPQSGYENVYSEYGCCERVVINVSGLKFETQLKTLAQFPDTLLGDPAKRIRYFDPLRNEYFFDRNRPSFDAILYFYQSGGRLKRPVNVPFDIFSEEVKFYELGEEAMMKFREDEGFVKEEEKPLPEDEFKRQIWLLFEYPESSSPARGIAVVSVLVIVISIVIFCLETLPEFRDDKDFLSPGKNVTHTDNGFTPFNDPFFIVETVCIIWFSFEIIVRFFASPSKASFFKNIMNSIDIVSILPYFITLGTDLAQQQGNGQQAMSFAILRIIRLVRVFRIFKLSRHSKGLQILGHTLRASMRELALLIFFLVIGVVLFSSAVYFAEADEPKSQFTSIPDAFWWAVVTMTTVGYGDMKPITVGGKIVGSLCAIAGVLTIALPVPVIVSNFNYFYHRETDNEDQAPAVEYPPPGCPYFPDFLKKFKGSPSGSSLGDKAAEYMEMEEGVTESLCGIDKQSPSRGNGTDIGRRNSTHSRSIQTDV; translated from the coding sequence ATGGAGTTTGCTATGGTCGGAGCAGACAGCAGCGGGTGCAACCCCCACCTGCCGTACGGATATGCCCAGGCTCGCGCCagggagagagagcgcgagcgagagagacagtcacgggcggcggcggcggcggcggcagcAGCTGCGGCGGCGTCCGAGGCCGGGGCGACCGGAGACGGAGGTGGCGGTGGCGgcggtggtggtggaggtggctCGTGCACCCACCCATACGGTCAGCCATATCAGACTCGCACCGCCTCCTCTAATAATGCCAACCATGGGAGCGGAGGGACTGCCTCGcgcccctcctcctcctccactcagCAGGCGCAACAGCAGTACGAGCCTCAGCAGCAACTTCTGAGAGAGCGCAAGAAGCAGAGAGGAGTCGCGCGCTGGAGGCGGCACCGCGCGGCTCTCGGAGGGGACCTGCGCCACTCTGAGTTGGCGCTTCTCGGATCCGAGGAGGACGTTATGATAGAAGAAGACGAGGAGGCCGAGGGCGACGAAGAAGACGACGACGGGGGAAGCAAGAGATCGAGTTTTATCTATAACATGGACGACGAAGAGACAGCGTCTCTCACGGACAGACGTCCACAGTCCGGATACGAGAACGTTTACAGCGAGTACGGCTGCTGCGAGAGGGTGGTGATCAACGTGTCCGGTCTGAAGTTTGAAACTCAGCTCAAGACTCTAGCCCAGTTTCCCGACACGCTCTTAGGGGACCCCGCTAAGCGGATCAGGTACTTCGACCCGCTGCGCAACGAGTACTTTTTTGACAGGAATCGACCGAGTTTCGACGCCATTCTGTATTTCTATCAGTCAGGGGGACGGTTAAAGAGACCCGTCAATGTACCTTTCGACATCTTTTCCGAGGAGGTCAAGTTCTACGAGCTTGGCGAAGAGGCCATGATGAAGTTCCGCGAGGACGAGGGCTTCGTCAAAGAGGAGGAAAAACCGCTGCCAGAGGACGAATTCAAGCGGCAGATTTGGCTCTTGTTTGAGTATCCCGAGAGCTCGAGCCCTGCCAGAGGCATCGCCGTGGTGTCCGTTTTGGTTATCGTCATATCAATAGTTATTTTCTGTTTGGAAACGTTACCAGAATTCAGGGACGACAAAGATTTCCTTAGTCCAGGTAAAAACGTGACGCATACAGACAACGGATTTACGCCCTTCAACGACCCGTTTTTCATTGTGGAGACCGTGTGCATTATCTGGTTCTCATTTGAGATCATTGTGCGCTTTTTTGCCAGTCCGAGCAAAGCCTCTTTCTTCAAAAACATCATGAACTCTATAGACATTGTCTCCATTTTGCCTTATTTCATAACTCTGGGCACGGACCTCGCGCAACAGCAAGGCAACGGGCAGCAGGCCATGAGCTTTGCCATCTTGAGAATAATCCGACTGGTCAGGGTTTTCCGGATCTTCAAGCTCTCCCGACACTCCAAAGGACTCCAGATTCTCGGGCACACTTTGCGCGCGAGCATGCGCGAGCTGGCGCTGCTCATTTTCTTTCTGGTTATTGGGGTGGTGCTGTTCTCCAGCGCCGTGTACTTCGCTGAGGCGGACGAGCCCAAGTCACAGTTCACGAGCATCCCGGACGCCTTTTGGTGGGCCGTCGTTACCATGACGACTGTAGGCTATGGAGACATGAAGCCCATAACAGTCGGCGGGAAGATAGTGGGCTCGCTGTGCGCCATCGCCGGCGTCCTCACCATCGCGCTCCCGGTGCCAGTCATCGTCTCCAACTTTAATTACTTCTACCACAGGGAGACTGATAATGAGGACCAGGCTCCTGCGGTTGAGTACCCGCCCCCGGGATGCCCGTATTTCCCGGATTTCCTGAAAAAGTTCAAAGGATCTCCATCCGGGTCCTCACTGGGCGACAAAGCCGCCGAGTACATGGAGATGGAAGAAGGTGTCACGGAGTCACTTTGCGGCATAGACAAGCAGAGCCCGAGCAGAGGGAACGGCACGGACATTGGCAGGAGAAACAGTACACATTCAAGAAGCATACAGACAGATGTATGA
- the fshb gene encoding LOW QUALITY PROTEIN: follitropin subunit beta (The sequence of the model RefSeq protein was modified relative to this genomic sequence to represent the inferred CDS: substituted 1 base at 1 genomic stop codon), with the protein MRGVAMVLLLPMLVWAGSECKARCRLTNISITVESDECGSCITINTTACAGLCQTQVHLXHFQERAYRSPMAPYFQNTCNFRDWTYETIQLPGCAPGVDSSFTYPVALSCECSQCNTEITDCGAFSMQPSSCDTHAYY; encoded by the exons ATGCGCGGAGTCGCCATGGTTTTGTTGTTGCCGATGCTGGTGTGGGCAGGGTCAGAATGCAAGGCTCGCTGCCGTCTTACCAACATCTCCATCACCGTGGAGAGCGATGAGTGCGGCAGCTGcatcaccatcaacaccacGGCCTGCGCCGGCCTCTGCCAGACCCAGGTACA TCTGTAACATTTTCAGGAGAGAGCATACCGCAGCCCAATGGCGCCGTACTTCCAGAACACCTGTAATTTCAGGGACTGGACGTATGAAACCATCCAGCTGCCAGGCTGTGCTCCGGGGGTTGACTCGTCCTTCACCTACCCTGTGGCTCTGAGCTGTGAGTGCAGCCAGTGTAACACAGAGATCACAGACTGCGGCGCTTTCAGCATGCAGCCGAGTAGCTGCGACACACACGCCTACTACTGA
- the si:ch73-314g15.3 gene encoding uncharacterized protein si:ch73-314g15.3 gives MEHFEQDLVEALRDVVKAGSWQCVGEAAKFKAPCTKLYSEDGEHIVLVRTEDGRFWAMDSSCPHEGGPLDQGDIEDLGDGKLALICPWHYFDFSLETGSSSTGLQNQVYDVRIVDGKLYINTQSSLSLYPVPVTKKATRDALLPTETKLDSSENTLCFWARKILCTPDPLEKVALTKKVQSWWDTGEITEIGECAPPAQPSRIDSLTVVEPGKIKRGKGGTQASRIALLHSLANIEQWAIDLSWDIIARFSTVKLSSGDSLPREFFSDFVKVAGDEAKHYELLEQRIKELGTSFGALPVHNGLWQSAAETSHDLLARLAIVHMVHEARGLDVHPQTLSRFAAQGDTSSVKILEVIYADEITHVAAGLRWFTYICSKEERDCLATFHDLVKLHFKGYLKPPFNIEGRKTAGMTEEWYVPLVKPAS, from the exons ATGGAGCATTTTGAGCAGGATTTAGTTGAGGCTCTGAGAGATGTTGTGAAAGCTGGGAGCTGGCAGTGTGTCGGAGAAGCAGCCAAGTTCAAGGCACCGTGCACCAA GTTGTACTCTGAGGATGGAGAGCATATCGTCCTTGTGCGAACAGAAGACGGACGGTTTTGGGCGATGGATTCCTCCTGCCCACATGAAG GAGGTCCACTTGACCAAGGAGACATCGAGGACCTTGGAGACGGCAAACTGGCACTAATATGCCCGTGGCACTATTTTGATTTTAGCCTGGAGACAGGTTCGTCCTCCACAGGCCTGCAG AATCAAGTCTACGATGTCAGAATAGTGGATGgaaaactgtatataaatactCAAAGTAGCTTGTCTCTGTATCCAGTCCCTGTCACAAAAAAGGCAACCCGAG ATGCCTTATTACCCACGGAAACAAAATTAGACTCATCAGAAAATACACTCTGCTTCTGGGCCAGGAAAATCCTCTGTACTCCAGACCCACTAGAAAAG GTGGCTTTGACTAAGAAAGTGCAGAGCTGGTGGGACACTGGGGAAATAACCGAGATTGGTGAGTGTGCACCACCAGCTCAGCCTAGCAGGATAGATAGTCTGACTGTGGTGGAGCCGGGCAAAATCAAACGTGGCAAAGGAggcacacag GCAAGCAGAATTGCTTTGCTTCATTCTCTGGCTAACATAGAGCAGTGGGCTATTGACCTCTCATGGGACATCATTGCTCGATTCTCTACAGTCAAGCTGAGCTCCGGAGACTCGCTGCCACGAGAGTTCTTCAGCGACTTTGTCAAAGTAGCCGGCGATGAAGCTAAG CATTATGAATTATTAGAGCAAAGGATCAAGGAGCTTGGCACCTCTTTTGGTGCTCTTCCAGTACACAATG GTTTGTGGCAATCAGCAGCAGAAACTTCACATGACCTTCTGGCTAGGCTGGCTATAGTACACATGGTCCATGAGGCTAG GGGCTTAGACGTGCACCCTCAGACACTGTCCCGCTTTGCAGCGCAAGGAGACACaagctcagtaaagatcctgGAGGTGATTTATGCTGATGAGATAACACACGTGGCTGCAGGACTCCGATGGTTCACTTACATTTGTTCCAAGGAGGAACGg GATTGCCTGGCAACATTCCATGACTTGGTTAAATTGCATTTCAAAGGTTATTTGAAGCCTCCATTCAACATAGAGGGAAGGAAGACAGCAGGGATGACAGAAGAG TGGTATGTTCCACTTGTTAAACCCGCCAGCTGA
- the arl14ep gene encoding ARL14 effector protein, with translation MPIACSALGCTNRFVKGSEIRFYRFPISKPQLAEQWVRSLGRKNFVPTTNSCLCSEHFLPDCFRDYNGKQFLREDAVPTIFSHSAKEGVDGAKIELRKNRGGLGTKEESRSGSISDGGKQQCTKERRQTTRDTGQKGRTGNDAYRRRGGAKVSSSDRQVMTAKSKVYDSRGLLISCGRDLCDCLDVDCMGCFYPCPDCGSRKCGVECRCDRKWLYEQVEVEGGEIIRNKFAS, from the exons ATGCCTATTGCTTGCTCAGCCCTCGGATGCACAAACCGATTCGTGAAAGGCTCCGAGATCCGATTTTACAG ATTCCCCATCAGCAAGCCTCAGTTAGCAGAGCAGTGGGTGCGAAGCCTCGGTCGAAAAAACTTTGTCCCGACCACCAACTCATGTCTGTGCTCAGAGCACTTCCTGCCTGACTGCTTCCGCGATTACAATGGCAAACAGTTCCTGAGGGAAGATGCTGTCCCTACGATTTTCTCACACTCTGCCAAGGAGGGGGTAGACGGCGCAAAG ATTGAATTACGGAAGAACCGTGGAGGATTGGGGACGAAAGAGGAATCTCGTTCTGGTTCAATTTCTGATGGAGGCAAACAGCAGTGCACAAAGGAGAGGAGACAAACCACAAGAGATACTGGCCAGAAG ggAAGAACAGGAAACGATGCATACAGGAGGCGTGGAGGAGCAAAGGTCTCATCCAGTGACAG GCAGGTCATGACAGCTAAGAGCAAAGTGTACGACAGCCGAGgtctgctgatctcctgtggCAGAGACCTGTGTGACTGCTTGGATGTGGACTGCATGGGCTGCTTCTACCCCTGTCCCGACTGCGGCTCCCGCAAATGTGGTGTCGAGTGCCGCTGTGACAGGAAGTGGCTGTATGAGCAGGTGGAAGTGGAGGGGGGCGAGATCATTCGGAACAAGTTCGCAAGCTAA